A stretch of Metabacillus sp. FJAT-52054 DNA encodes these proteins:
- a CDS encoding sugar diacid recognition domain-containing protein, whose amino-acid sequence MLLPALAAKIVDEVKKVIKEDVIVVTPEGTIIASTDDTRVGKFHEGAKIASGEKRKVIISKKDEQTLAGVKAGINLPVFFQGEVAGVIGITGIPDEISPFGEVIRKMTELLVNESYYTEQLNWEARTREAFVFDWIQLKEWTSAFTNRARLLNINLTMQRLAAIAVIPDEGLHYKGISSVIQTWQNSHPEDLFVQWGNNRIVMIFHSGDISYTKGRIQSFHQFLEEEFRAHVLIGAGKSVPPSRLSDSYLQAERALQSHNTHDARIVFDEDLTIEMLLNEISLKTKAEYIERTISPLLTEGDLFTTLSVLFEKNHSLKKTAEALPVHINTLHYRMKKIEDLTGLNPSRLNDALILYLAVMLLDKQPK is encoded by the coding sequence GATCGTTGTAACTCCTGAAGGAACGATTATCGCAAGCACTGATGACACCCGGGTGGGAAAATTTCATGAAGGGGCGAAAATCGCTTCAGGCGAAAAGCGCAAGGTCATCATTTCCAAAAAGGATGAACAGACTCTAGCCGGTGTAAAAGCCGGGATTAATCTCCCTGTATTTTTTCAGGGAGAGGTAGCCGGCGTAATCGGCATTACCGGGATACCGGATGAAATATCCCCCTTCGGAGAAGTTATCCGGAAAATGACCGAGCTTCTTGTCAACGAAAGCTACTATACAGAACAGTTAAACTGGGAAGCCCGGACTCGGGAAGCCTTTGTATTCGACTGGATTCAGCTGAAGGAATGGACTTCTGCTTTCACGAACCGGGCCCGGCTTCTGAATATCAACTTAACCATGCAGCGATTGGCAGCCATAGCGGTTATTCCCGATGAAGGTCTTCATTACAAAGGCATATCCTCCGTCATTCAAACCTGGCAAAACAGCCATCCCGAAGATCTTTTTGTGCAATGGGGAAACAACCGGATCGTGATGATTTTTCATTCAGGGGACATCTCCTATACTAAAGGAAGAATACAATCCTTTCACCAATTTCTAGAAGAAGAATTCAGGGCCCATGTTTTAATCGGAGCCGGAAAGTCCGTACCCCCTTCCAGACTCTCAGACTCTTATCTGCAAGCAGAACGGGCCCTCCAATCGCATAACACCCATGATGCGCGGATTGTTTTTGATGAAGATTTAACCATTGAAATGCTGTTAAATGAAATCAGTCTGAAAACGAAAGCGGAATACATTGAGCGCACCATTTCCCCTCTATTAACGGAGGGTGATTTATTTACAACATTGTCCGTTCTTTTTGAGAAAAATCATTCTTTGAAAAAAACAGCAGAAGCTTTACCTGTCCATATCAATACGCTCCATTACCGGATGAAAAAAATAGAAGATCTGACCGGGCTGAATCCTTCCAGACTCAATGATGCGCTCATTCTTTATCTTGCCGTCATGCTTTTAGATAAACAACCAAAATAA